Below is a genomic region from Nilaparvata lugens isolate BPH chromosome 8, ASM1435652v1, whole genome shotgun sequence.
gaaattaatttataacaGTGGCATACTAACTAGCTGGCATATTTCAGTTGAATATTAATCTATTGGATTAACAGGAACCGATAGGAATATTCTACATGAAGACACATCACTAACTTTTATGTTCTATGAAATTATGTATGAAGCCTGATGGTAACAATATTATCCATTTCTTCCGTGATATAACCTCTATAACCgtgatatgaataaaaaattcaaattaattccatTAGCCATTTCTAGTAGAATATCGAGATTATGAAAATGTCAACGTTGCAACCTTAGGTCAGTCAGCCCTAAAGCATTGAGATCAGTTGCAAACTGcaaaaattttcaatagaaattatcatgaaacgtgatttttattcatttgacaGACTAGGTTTTCCAACGTTGCTCTAGTTATGGCATTGCAAGATTTGGCTGTGCTGATAGGCAATATCATAGGatatacaatttattacaaaCATTAAAGATATTCACTCTACATAAATGATGAGTATCAAACATAGTACTGAAAAACATTTTACTGAACAAGAAAGCCTTTTCAAAAAACCCAGTACCTATCCATTCAAAACAGGATTCTTACAAAATGTTAATTTGTTTTTGAAGTTGGTGCCGAGCGAAAACTGTCACACACATGGTATGCCACTAGCGTTATGGTGTCACACGTGCTGTGCGGCCATATGTCGAGCGTGTGCCACACAGGCAGAACATCCCAGTCACCAGATCAAGTCGCAGAACGAAGCCAAGGAACAGTTAGCCTCTGAGGTGAGAAGAATAAGTGGCCAttcgaaataaaaattattctgcaaattcaagtttgtttattcaaatttcaatttagcttatttttacaaaaattatttttaatgtgcATTTTATCCACCCTGAACAAAATAAGCaagattgaatttgaaaaaataatccctTGAATGACTGTAATAGCTAATTTCCTATAATtgagaaactttgaaaaattaaaattcttcACAGAATCAAATGACAAATGTGTAATCATAATAAGAATGACTGAAGTACAGTACTGGATTGAAATACGAGGGGgtttaaaaaatttcaaattcaggtTTGGTCATCAAAGTTCTTAGGAGTCAGATAAATATGGATTACAGAAACTTCAAATGCAACCAAGCAACAATTTATTGTGCTTTCAATGTGATGAAACAATATCAAAGTGATTGGCGTCCCTCAGACACAACAGTAATCTGTttcataatttgtaattattcaaccatATTATCCAACTAACGAACCCACCTTGATAAACTGATTAGCTCATCTTATTCAGCAGTTTATGGAGTAGTGgttgatttttaatattattcatatgaaataAACTTTTTGTGTTCCAGTAAAGATGATACTGTCGGTTGATATCTTTGAATAGAAATACTTGAAATTGTCATCCACTCATTTATTACAATTATGAGTAACTAGTTTTTTGTTGTTACAATATTGATTAACTTttaatttctattaattttaaaaataataattggttaTGAATTGtcgttaataatattataattctagGGAATTGATGAAACAATAAGTTAATGGAATTATATGTTATTGGACAGTTAATAAAGTTGAGTGTTGTAAGTAAATGTAgtatgtttttaataaaatgaatttttaaaattaagaaGTTTAGAAAGTAGTCTCTTGAATATTGTAAAGTTTAATCAATTGATTAgcaatgaataatgataaaatcccaatataataattaataatgtatGATGATTGACAGGTGCAACTAGAACTGCTGGCAGTTGGAAAAATGTTGGGGGAAGTACAGAGGCTAGCCATGCAACAGCGCCAGTTCCTATTGAAAGTATTGGAGGCGTGCATAACACTCAAGACACATGTGGAGACTGACCTGCAGAACGGCTGGCTGCACATGCCCGAGGTGAACGAAGCACGCGAAACACTGGCCAAGGCCCGAGTGGGACTCGCCCATCTCGAGAACCCCGGCGAGGCTCAAGCACTCTTCACATCACTATCACTAGAGAAGCAGCGATTACAGGCCAAGTACCAAGAAATGTTCCTCCAGTGCCAGCTAGACGACCTTATAGGCAATTCAGGTGTGGTTTTTGACTTTGCTTTACTCAAACAGGCTGTATCAAACATACATGCGCTGGATTCCCCTGTGAATCAGCCCGCGAATAGGAACCATGTGGCTGCGACTCACAACCCAATCCTTTTCCTTGCCAACTATTGCATGTCGCAGCTGTACTCACGCCATGTGCTGTCCAAacagcagcaacaacaacagcaTCTGCAGCACAATGGGACAGTGGAGTATGTGGTGAAGCAGCAGCAGGTGTTGACACAGACACAGGCACCTCAGGTGCAGGCGCCTCCTCCGCAATACGTGCAGGAGCCAATGGGAGCCATGGTGGCCGTGCAAACTGCGCCCCAACCACAAGTGGTCACCCTCAACGTGCGACCTCCCTCCAGTCAGTTCCTCTACTTTTTCAACATCGACGTCAACGGAACTCCCCACGGCCGCATGGTCATCGAAACGCGGCCAGATGCAGCACCCAAAATGGCAAAGAATTTCGCTGTCCTAACCACCGGCGAAATGGGCTACTGCTACAAAGGCTGTGCCATTTTCCAGTGCTGGGAAGGTGAGTCAGTCATAACAGGCGATTTCGAACTGAACAACGGTCGCGGAGGACGGTCTATATATGAGGAAGGCTACTTCATGCCTGATGACACCAAGTTCCCAGCAGTAAGAGGTGCGGTCGGGATGAGGCGCACTCAGAAGCGACACGACAACTTGGGCATGGTTGGGTCACAGTTCCGTGTCATACTTCAAGAAATGCGCGGTTTCACCGCCATATTTGGACATGTAGTTGAGGGCCTCGACCTAGTTGAAAAGATTGCCACATTCGGAGATCAAACTGGAAAGCCAACCAAGACTGTAGTAATAACTAATTGCGGAAAGCTTTGAGCTGTTGTTGCTGCTACTGCTATTCTAATTCTATTATCTAGTAAACCGAAAAGAGACTACAATCATTCAAACATGGAAATGCTAATCATTTTTGCATTCATTATTCTGTAGAGTGTTGACAATAATTTACTCTGATTTAGAAAATAAGCTGCATGTAATATTGGCCAATATTATTCAAGACACAAGTGGAGATTGACTCAAAGCATATTGATATAAATGACATGAGTTTCTCATAAAAATGAAACTACAAACATTGAACTGTAATAATAAAAACAGAGCTTTAtatgaatttcttgaaattGTACTAGTcatgaattaatattgatatttaatattatatttgatacATGCATTGAATTCAGCACCCAACACACATCACATTTGACATGCCAACACTCTACAGAATAGAGCATTTTTGCGTTTGGGATTGTATAATAATCGACCAAACTTGTAAAACATTGTAGCTATACAAAATATATgttatacaatgaatgaaaattattgaacaaaaatgtcaatttgttgaataatatatattataatattaatatatctCTATTTTAAACAGattaaattgttttttctcAGATGCATTTACAGAAAAATAACGCTGagaggaaataaataatatttcgtatcatagatattttaaaaattatattttgaacgCTGATGTATTTTAAATCGATCattgatcaataaattatataatttatccaATCGAATTACTCATTTACTGTAGAACCaatcttttatattattattattattgtttctccCCATATTATTAGTTCATCATAATATAAaagtattaaatatattattttcatgataagAAGTGAATTTGATTAATGAATTCAACTGGGAATAAGGTTGTGTATTTGAAATAGCACTCTTATTCAGTTTTGAACATTGTAAAATATGCTATCACTAAATTATTGTAAACATAAAtgcataatatatatataatacattaGCCTATTAGATAAAGCTGGTT
It encodes:
- the LOC111043699 gene encoding uncharacterized protein LOC111043699 — its product is MMEPVAMKDLEELTVCGYCKQKFNDVEMVPKLLSCKHYFCLNCVQSMMKGHEVFCVNCWKRTELAEQGPETLQTYSPILTLCNNFATIKIGANGHAKPPDKDRKLVPSENCHTHGMPLALWCHTCCAAICRACATQAEHPSHQIKSQNEAKEQLASEVQLELLAVGKMLGEVQRLAMQQRQFLLKVLEACITLKTHVETDLQNGWLHMPEVNEARETLAKARVGLAHLENPGEAQALFTSLSLEKQRLQAKYQEMFLQCQLDDLIGNSGVVFDFALLKQAVSNIHALDSPVNQPANRNHVAATHNPILFLANYCMSQLYSRHVLSKQQQQQQHLQHNGTVEYVVKQQQVLTQTQAPQVQAPPPQYVQEPMGAMVAVQTAPQPQVVTLNVRPPSSQFLYFFNIDVNGTPHGRMVIETRPDAAPKMAKNFAVLTTGEMGYCYKGCAIFQCWEGESVITGDFELNNGRGGRSIYEEGYFMPDDTKFPAVRGAVGMRRTQKRHDNLGMVGSQFRVILQEMRGFTAIFGHVVEGLDLVEKIATFGDQTGKPTKTVVITNCGKL